The sequence CAGTCCTGCCGCGGATGCGTCCGAGGCCGTCGCGGCGTCCGATCCCACCCCCGAGGCCGATGCCGCGCCGGAGGGCGCGACCGCCCCTGAGGTCACGCCGGAGCCCGCAGTGGCGGAGGTCGCCGAACCCGCCCAAGGGGGCGACGCGTCGCCCGCGGCCGAGCCCGTTGCTGTGGCGTCCCCGGACCCCGAGCCTGTTGTTCAGCCCGAACGAGAGGCCGAGCCGGAGCCCACGCCCGAGGCAGACGCCGCGCCTGAAACCCAAGCCGACGCCGCGCCTGACCCCGAGGCCCAGCCGGAGCCTGCACTGGCCGACGCAGGGCCCGAGCCGGACACGTCGGAAGCGCCGGACAAGCCCAAGAAAAAAGGGTGGTGGTCGCTCGGCGGCTGACCCCTGACAACCGCGACAAACAAAAAGGCGCCCCGCGGGGCGCCTTTTTCATGCGGCTGTCCGTGGGATCAGTTCGCCTCGGCGCGGATGAGCTCGACGATACGCTGCATGTCATCGACACCGATCGCCCCGCGCACCAACTGGTCGCCGAAGACGAAGGTGGGGGTGCCGGTGATGCTCAGCCGACCGGCCAGATCCCGGTTGTAGGCGATGGTGCTGGCCACAAGCGGATCGTCCAGCGCCGCGACGATCTCTTGCGAGGGGAGGCCGTTTTCCTCGGCCAAGGCGATCAGCGCGGCCTCGGTCATGTCGCCGCGCATGGTGATCAACGCATCCGACATGGTCTCGTAGGCGTCATCGCCCAGGGCGACGCGTGTCGCGATGGCGAACTGCGAGGCCAGTAAGGATTGGTCACCCAGGATCGGAAACTCCTTGGCGACATAGCGGATATTGCCGTCGAACTCGATCAGCGCATCGACCTCGGGGGCGACACGCCGGCAATAGCCGCAGCGATAATCGAAGAACTCGACGATGGTGACATCGCCATCGGGATTGCCGCCCACCCAGTCGAAGGCCGAGTTGAACAGCGCATCGGCATTGGCGGCCACGGCCATCTGGTCGCGCTCGACCTCGGCATTGGCCTGACGCTCTTCCAGAACCGCGATGGCCTCCATCAGAACCTCGGGGTTGTCCAGCAAATAGGCCCGCACCTCGGCGCGGAACGCGTCGCGCTCGGCATCTGTCATCTCGGTCAGATCGGCCAGGGCGGGCGTGGCAAGGGTGGCGGCAAGCGCCAGCGGGGCAAGGAATTTCATTCGGCTCACTCTCTCCGGTTGTCGGACACGGTCGTGCCCACGTAGCACAAAGCGCCGCGGCGACCTGCGCGACACAGGCGCACGATGGGGCACGTGTCGATGTGGCGGGCAGGCGGGTCGCATTGACGCCCCGGCTCGGGGCTGCTTTCTGATCGGCGCGGAGCATAGGGGGCAGAGCATGCGCATATCAACCCGATCGAATGTCGATCCCTTCATGGTGATGGACGTGATGGAGGCCGCCCGCGCGGCGGAAGAGGCCGGGCGCCACATCGTCCATATGGAAGTCGGCCAACCGGGCAGCGGCGCGCCCGAGGCCGCCCGGCGCCGGCTGGCGGACGAGATGGAAAAAGGCCCCCTTGGCTACACTGTCGCCCTGGGCCGTCCCGATCTGCGCGCGGCCATCGCGGCACTTTATGACGAATGGTACGGGCTCGACCTCGATCCGGCGCGGGTCGTGCTCACCTCGGGGGCGTCGGGCGGGTTCCTTCTGGCCTTTTCGGCGCTGTTCGACGCGGGCGACCGGGTGGCCCTGGGCGAGCCGTGCTATCCCTCCTATCGGCAGATCCTGCGCGCCATGAGCCTCGATCCCGTCGGCCTCGTCACCACGCCCCAGACCCGGTTTCAACCCACGCCGGGGCAATTGACCGAGGATCTGGCCGGCCTGATCGTGGCCAGCCCCGCGAACCCGACCGGCACCATGCTGGGGCAGGGCGAGATCGACGCGCTGGCCGGCGCCTGCGACGCCCAGAACATCGCCCTGATCTCGGACGAGATCTATCACGGCCTGCAATACGAGGGGCGGGCCATCTCGGCGCTTGAGGTGACGGACGAGGTCTATGTCATCAACTCCTTCTCCAAGTATTTCTCGATGACGGGCTGGCGTCTTGGCTGGATGGTCGTGCCCGAGGATCACGTGCGCACCATCGAACGGCTGGCGCAGAACATGTTCATCTGCCCCAGCCATGCCAGCCAGATCGCGGCCCTTGGCGCCCTGTCGCCCGAGGGGCGGGCCGAGTTGGACCAGCACCGCGCGGTTTATGCCAGAAACCGCGAGATCCTGTTGGCCGGCCTGGCCAAGGCCGGCCTGACCAATACAGCGCCAGCCGACGGGGCCTTTTACGTCTATGCCGATGTGTCCCATCTGACCGGCGACAGCCTTGCCCTGGCCGACCGCATCCTGGCCGAGGCCGGGGTGGCCGTCACGCCGGGGCTCGATTTCGACAAGGGGCGCGGCGGCGGGACGCTGCGGTTCTCCTACGCGCGCGGCACGGCCGAGATCGAAGAGGGTGTGACCCGCCTGATCCGGTTTTCTCCGCCGGATGACGGCTCTTGACTCGAGGCTTGGGGCCGCGCCGGACCTTTGCTAACGTCGCGCCAAACGACACCGGAGCGAATGTCGTGCTGAGAGCAGTTCTGATCCTATGCCTGACGCTGGTCGCGTCCTTGCCTGCCGCGGCGCAGGGATTTGGCGCGATGGCGCGTGTTCTGGCGGGCGATAGCGCGCTCGGCGATCGGGGGCAGGGGGCCGAGATGACGCTGGCCCTGACCCAGGCGGTGCCGTTTCGCGTCTTTAGCCTGACCGGGCCCTATCGTGTGGTGGTCGATCTGCGACAGGTAAGTTGGTCTGGCTTGCCAGCCGATTTCGATGGGGCCGAGGCCGTGACCGGCGTCGATACCGGCGCGGCCTACCAGCCGGGCTGGTCGCGCATGGTGCTGACACTCGACGCCCCGCTTTTGCCCGCGGTCGCAGCGATGCAGACCGATCCGGTGACAGGTGCGGCCGAAATCACCCTGCGGCTCGAGCCCGCAACGCCCGAGGCCTTCGCCGCCGCCGCCGGTGCGCCACCGGGCACCGAGGCCGGTCTTGCCGCCAGGCAGGCCGCACCGCTTGTGGACGAGATCAGCCGCACCGATGGACGGCTGGTGGTCGTTCTCGACCCGGGCCATGGCGGGGTCGATCCCGGTGCCGTGCGGGGGGCGCATCACGAGGCCGACCTCGTCCTGACCTTTGCGCGCGAGCTGCGCGAGGCGCTGCGCCGCACCGGTCAGGTCGAGGTGGTGATGACTCGCGATGCCGATATTTTCGTCCCGCTGCCCACTCGGATCACTCTGGCGCGGGCGGCGGGGGCGGACCTGTTCATCTCGATCCATGCCGATGCCGTGGCCGAGGGGCGGGCCCAGGGCGCCACCGTCTATACCCTGTCCGAGACGGCCTCGGACGCGGCGTCGGCGGCCTTGGCCGAACAGCATGACCGCGCCGACCTGCTCGAAGGGGTGGATCTGTCGGGCACCGACGACGTGGTGGCCGACATCCTGATGGATCTGGCGCGGGTCGAAACCGCGCCGCGCGCCGCCGCGTTGGCGGACACGCTGGTTGCGGGCATAGACCGGGCCGGTGTGGCGCTGCATTCCCACCCAAGGGGTGCGGCGGGGTTTACGGTGCTCAAGGCGGCGGATATCCCGTCGGTCCTGCTGGAGATCGGGTTCATGTCCGCCGATGGCGACCTGGAAAACCTGTTGAATCCGGGTTGGCGCGCGCGGATGCAGGGCGCGCTGGTCGCGGCCATCCTCGACTGGGCCGAGGCCGACGCCGCGCGCAGCGCCCTGTTGCGGCAGTGATCCGCGCGGACTGGGCCGAATTTCCTTCGAGAAGGAAATTCAGGCGTCGCGCGGTCCGCCGGTATACCGGGCCAGCCAGACCGAGTGGCCCATCAACGCGGCATCCTCGGGGCGGAACCAGATCACGTCGAAGCCATGTGACATCAATAGCCGCCGATAGGCCTCGGGCGCGAGACTGGCGTGATAGACGGGCGAGCGTCCCACGGTGCCGACCGCCTCGCCGGCCGCGGGGCCGGTGGTCAGCAACAGGCGCGCGCCGGGGGCGGCATGGGCGGCAAAGATCGGGAACATGCCCTCTTGGTCCGTCGGCGAGAGGTGAAAGAAACTGTTAAACGCCAACAGGATGTCGAATGTCTGCCCGAGCGCCAGGCCGCGCATGTCGCGGTGAACGCGCCGCATCTCGGGCACCCGTGCCGCCGCCTCGGCCAGCATGGCGGCCGCCCCATCGACGCCGGTGACACGATCGCCCCGCCCGACGAGCCACGCGGCGATGGGCTGACCCGATCCGCATCCCAGGTCCAGCACGCGCAACCCCGGCGGACGGTCCGCGACACAGGCCTGCAGGGCCGGTTCCTCCCACAAGCTGCGGTTGCGCGTGGCGGCCCATTGCGCGGCCTCGACCTCGTAGGTGGGCAGAATGTCATCGGGGCCGGGACGCGTGCTCATCGGGGCAATCTGCACCTCTTTGGGGCGCGCGAAAACCCGCCTGTGGCTTTTGACCCGATCCGCCGCGCCCCGTATAAGCGGGATATGCAGAAAAAGGCGCGGGCATGATCCGATTCATCACTGGCATTTTCGGCGCGCTGTTCAGCGCGGTGACCCTCGGGCTGGTCTTTGCCGCGCTTGGCATCGGCGGCTTGCTGTTCATGTATTCGCGCGATCTGCCCGATCACGAGACCCTCGCCAATTACGCGCCGGCCACGATCAGCCGCATCTATTCGCGCGAGGGGCAGGTGGTGGACGAATTCGCCGCCGAGCGCCGCCTGTTCATCAGCGCCGAGGAAATCCCCGATTTCGTGGCCCAGGCTTTCGTCTCGGCCGAAGACCGCAATTTCTACGAGCACCAGGGCTATGACCCCCGCGCCATCGCCGCCGCCTTCGTCGAGGCCGTGCGCTCGCGCGGGCGCGACGTGCGCGGGGCCTCGACCATCACGCAGCAGGTGATGAAGAACTTCCTTCTGGATGGCAGCCGCACCATCGAACGCAAGGTGCGCGAGATCATCCTTGCCGCGCGGATCGAGCGGAGCCTGTCCAAGGACCGTATCCTGGAATTGTATCTCAACGAGATCTTCCTCGGGCAGAACTCCTACGGTGTGGCCGCGGCCGCGCAAACCTATTTCAACGCCCCGCTCGAGGATCTGACGATCGGGCAGGCGGCCTACCTGGCCGCCCTTCCGCAGCGCCCCGCTACGCTGCATCCGGTGCGCGATTACGACGATGCCGTCAGCCGCCGCAACTATGTGCTGCGCGAGATGTTACAGAACGGCTACATCACCCGCGACGAGATGGAACAGGCGCAGGCCGCGCCGCTGGAAACCGTTCAGGGCGGCCATATCGAGGCGTATCGCGGCTCGATCCCGCCGCGGAACTATTTCACCGACGAGATCCGCCGCCAGCTGTCGAACCGCTATGGCGAGGATGAGTTCTTCACCGGCGGGTATGCCGTGCGCTCGTCGATGGATGAAAGCCTGCAAGAGGTGGCCGAGGCCGCGTTGCGCCGCGCGCTTGAACGCTATGATCGCGACCGCGGGCTGTGGCGCGGCCCGCAGGACCGGGTCGACCCCGCCGAATTGACCGACGAGGAAAGCTGGCGTGGTGCCTTGGCGCGCGCCGATATTCCGCGCGATATCGACGGCTGGTACCCGGCCGTCGTTCTTGCGGTCGGCGACAGCAGCGCCCGGATCGGGATCGAGGGCGTGGACGAGGACGCGGACGGCCATTTCATCCCGGCCGAGGATGTCACATGGGCGCGCCCGGTGGACGCAGACGGCAATCGCGGATCGCAGGCGCGGGTGGCCGGCGATTTGCTGAGCGTCGGCGATGTCGTGCATGTGCGCGCCATGACCCGCGACAGCGATGGCAGCTTCATGCGCTGGACCCTGCGGCAGGTGCCCGAGGTGCAGGGCGCCTTCATGGCGATGGACGTGAACACGGGGCGCGTCCTGGCGATGCAGGGCGGGTTTTCCTACCAGGCCTCCAGCTTCAACCGCGCCACGCAGGCCACGCGTCAGCCCGGCTCGTCCTTCAAGCCCCTGGTCTATGCCGCCGCGCTGGATTCGGGCTACAGCCCCAATACCATCGTCATCGACGCCCCGATCGAGGTCGAGACCGGCGATGGCATCTGGCGACCGACCAATGCCTCGAACCAGTTTTACGGGCCCTCGCCGCTGCGCACCGGGATCGAGCGGTCGCGCAACCTGATGACGGTGCGCCTGGCGCAGGATGTGGGCATGGAAACCGTCGCGCGCTATGCCGAACGCTTCGGCGTCTATGACGACATGCAGCCGTTCCTGGCCAACAGCCTCGGCGCGCAGGAGAGCACCCTGTTCCGCATGGTGGCGGCCTATGCGATGTTCGCCAATGGTGGCGAGCGGGTCGAACCGACGCTGGTCGACCGCATCCAGGATCGCTATGGCCGCACCGTCTATCGCCATGATCAGCGGCTGTGCGCCGATTGCGATCTCGAGCAGATCGACGCTGGCCTTGCCCCGCGCATCGTGTCGAACCGCGAGCGGGTGATCGACCCGATCACCGCTTATCAGTTAACCTCGATGATGCAGGGCGTCGTGCAACGCGGCACCGCCGCCGGCACGGTGGGCGGCGCGGGTCTGGGCGTGCCTTTAGCGGGCAAGACCGGCACGACCAACGATGCACGCGACGTGTGGTTCGTGGGCTTTTCCTCGACCATCGTGGCGGGCTGCTACATCGGCTATGACCAGCCGCGCAGCCTTGGGCGCGGGGCGTCGGGCGGCGGCATGTGCGGACCCGTCTTTGCCCAGTTCATGCGCGAGGCGATCCGCGAATATGGCGGCGGCGCCTTCGAGGTGCCCGAGGGCGGCACCTTCTATCCGATCGACCGCTATTCCGGTCAGCGTCTGCCGGCCGGCAGCCAGGGCGAGCATGTGGTCTACGAGCTGTTTCGCGAGGGCGAGGCCCCCTATGAGGGGCTGTTGTCGGTCATCGACGGCGGCTGGGGCATGGGGTCGGACCTGCCGATGTTCGGCGCGGGCGAGGGCGATGCGCCCGAGGGCGGCCCCGCCGCCACCGCCCCCGAAGAGGCGACGGTCGAAACCACCGGCGGTGGTGAGGCGCGCGTGCCCACGGGCACCGGGTTCGGCACGCTGTCCTCGGGCGGTCTCTACTAGCGCGCGGGATCTGCGCGCGCCCGCTTGAGGGTGGGCGCGCGATCCTCTATCTCTGCCACACCGTTCGAGAAAGGCAGACAAAGATGCGCGCCGAAACCCAAGGCCATATCGAGAAGATCCGCAAATCGCTGGACCTGCTGGGTCAGCGCATGGATATCGAGACCGCCCAGCACCGGCTGGAGGAATTCAACGCGCGCGTCGAGGATCCCAACCTGTGGAACGACCAGGCCGCAGCGCAAAAGCTGATGCGCGACCGCCAGATGCTGGTCGACAAGCTGGCCACCTACGAGCAGATCAAGTCGGGTCTGAACGACAATGTCGAATTGATCGAACTGGGAGATGGGAGGACGATGCCGAGGTCGTCGCCGAGGCCGAGCAGGCCCTTGCCGATCTGGTCAAGGTGGCCGCCGCCAAGGAGCTTGAGGCCCTGCTCGATGGCGAGGCGGATGGCAACGACACGTTCCTCGAAATCAACGCGGGCGCCGGCGGCACCGAGGCCTGCGACTGGGCGCAGATGCTGGCGCGCATGTTCACCCGCTGGGCCGAGAAGAAGGGCTACGAGGTCGAGCTGCAATCCGAGGAGGCCGGCACGGAGGCCGGGATCAAATCGGTCAGCTACAAGATTTCCGGCCCCAATGCCTATGGCTGGCTGAAATCCGAAAGCGGCGTGCATCGGCTTGTCCGCATCTCGCCC comes from Roseibacterium elongatum DSM 19469 and encodes:
- a CDS encoding class I SAM-dependent DNA methyltransferase codes for the protein MSTRPGPDDILPTYEVEAAQWAATRNRSLWEEPALQACVADRPPGLRVLDLGCGSGQPIAAWLVGRGDRVTGVDGAAAMLAEAAARVPEMRRVHRDMRGLALGQTFDILLAFNSFFHLSPTDQEGMFPIFAAHAAPGARLLLTTGPAAGEAVGTVGRSPVYHASLAPEAYRRLLMSHGFDVIWFRPEDAALMGHSVWLARYTGGPRDA
- a CDS encoding N-acetylmuramoyl-L-alanine amidase encodes the protein MLRAVLILCLTLVASLPAAAQGFGAMARVLAGDSALGDRGQGAEMTLALTQAVPFRVFSLTGPYRVVVDLRQVSWSGLPADFDGAEAVTGVDTGAAYQPGWSRMVLTLDAPLLPAVAAMQTDPVTGAAEITLRLEPATPEAFAAAAGAPPGTEAGLAARQAAPLVDEISRTDGRLVVVLDPGHGGVDPGAVRGAHHEADLVLTFARELREALRRTGQVEVVMTRDADIFVPLPTRITLARAAGADLFISIHADAVAEGRAQGATVYTLSETASDAASAALAEQHDRADLLEGVDLSGTDDVVADILMDLARVETAPRAAALADTLVAGIDRAGVALHSHPRGAAGFTVLKAADIPSVLLEIGFMSADGDLENLLNPGWRARMQGALVAAILDWAEADAARSALLRQ
- a CDS encoding pyridoxal phosphate-dependent aminotransferase, with translation MRISTRSNVDPFMVMDVMEAARAAEEAGRHIVHMEVGQPGSGAPEAARRRLADEMEKGPLGYTVALGRPDLRAAIAALYDEWYGLDLDPARVVLTSGASGGFLLAFSALFDAGDRVALGEPCYPSYRQILRAMSLDPVGLVTTPQTRFQPTPGQLTEDLAGLIVASPANPTGTMLGQGEIDALAGACDAQNIALISDEIYHGLQYEGRAISALEVTDEVYVINSFSKYFSMTGWRLGWMVVPEDHVRTIERLAQNMFICPSHASQIAALGALSPEGRAELDQHRAVYARNREILLAGLAKAGLTNTAPADGAFYVYADVSHLTGDSLALADRILAEAGVAVTPGLDFDKGRGGGTLRFSYARGTAEIEEGVTRLIRFSPPDDGS
- a CDS encoding DsbA family protein, giving the protein MKFLAPLALAATLATPALADLTEMTDAERDAFRAEVRAYLLDNPEVLMEAIAVLEERQANAEVERDQMAVAANADALFNSAFDWVGGNPDGDVTIVEFFDYRCGYCRRVAPEVDALIEFDGNIRYVAKEFPILGDQSLLASQFAIATRVALGDDAYETMSDALITMRGDMTEAALIALAEENGLPSQEIVAALDDPLVASTIAYNRDLAGRLSITGTPTFVFGDQLVRGAIGVDDMQRIVELIRAEAN
- a CDS encoding penicillin-binding protein 1A translates to MIRFITGIFGALFSAVTLGLVFAALGIGGLLFMYSRDLPDHETLANYAPATISRIYSREGQVVDEFAAERRLFISAEEIPDFVAQAFVSAEDRNFYEHQGYDPRAIAAAFVEAVRSRGRDVRGASTITQQVMKNFLLDGSRTIERKVREIILAARIERSLSKDRILELYLNEIFLGQNSYGVAAAAQTYFNAPLEDLTIGQAAYLAALPQRPATLHPVRDYDDAVSRRNYVLREMLQNGYITRDEMEQAQAAPLETVQGGHIEAYRGSIPPRNYFTDEIRRQLSNRYGEDEFFTGGYAVRSSMDESLQEVAEAALRRALERYDRDRGLWRGPQDRVDPAELTDEESWRGALARADIPRDIDGWYPAVVLAVGDSSARIGIEGVDEDADGHFIPAEDVTWARPVDADGNRGSQARVAGDLLSVGDVVHVRAMTRDSDGSFMRWTLRQVPEVQGAFMAMDVNTGRVLAMQGGFSYQASSFNRATQATRQPGSSFKPLVYAAALDSGYSPNTIVIDAPIEVETGDGIWRPTNASNQFYGPSPLRTGIERSRNLMTVRLAQDVGMETVARYAERFGVYDDMQPFLANSLGAQESTLFRMVAAYAMFANGGERVEPTLVDRIQDRYGRTVYRHDQRLCADCDLEQIDAGLAPRIVSNRERVIDPITAYQLTSMMQGVVQRGTAAGTVGGAGLGVPLAGKTGTTNDARDVWFVGFSSTIVAGCYIGYDQPRSLGRGASGGGMCGPVFAQFMREAIREYGGGAFEVPEGGTFYPIDRYSGQRLPAGSQGEHVVYELFREGEAPYEGLLSVIDGGWGMGSDLPMFGAGEGDAPEGGPAATAPEEATVETTGGGEARVPTGTGFGTLSSGGLY